The following are encoded together in the Parafrankia discariae genome:
- a CDS encoding SPFH domain-containing protein, whose protein sequence is MIVPWYGWLLLLFFLGGGGYVLVTGLIKVPPGHVGVVRIRFAPGHPEDAHRRVKVHGSPGVQAELLRADWLHFRPPVLYQVARRERTRVPPGTIGVVVARDGETAPVHEALSRHVECDSFQDGRAFLRNGGQKGRQPAVLPVGEYDINPELFDVVTVETIGSGRYDLVESDLREIDVQVGTAGVVIVRVGQSYDDSNAAVAPRVPGHRSFQYPWAFLENGGCQGVQEETLAGGGIYQINPWFARVVLIPTRVLVLEWSRKRQEESRFDSALDQIVVNVGGFPIRFDMQQTIQIPARAAPRLVSQFGEQEKHPVGPGDDDVTRPAPVRRFVERVLGTTAEGYFLSTASEYKVLDFLNSHNEVRLEVEQKVRQALDEWDIEAVRTTLGEFEPPANLDEIRRAIASEREHARVHRHELENARIKAEIVRVEAESAAVAEGIRSTAEAEHIQRLAAAELEAKIQLLGQDVVAMELLLAQLSKMNVPTYVGGDATALLQHMPLEAAREMINNAIARVQRKEPAGTSPRLDPADDGAAGQLTTGTGPA, encoded by the coding sequence ATGATCGTGCCCTGGTACGGATGGCTGCTGCTGCTCTTTTTCCTGGGCGGCGGCGGGTATGTTCTCGTCACCGGCCTGATAAAGGTCCCGCCGGGCCACGTGGGAGTCGTCCGGATACGGTTCGCGCCGGGCCACCCGGAGGACGCGCACCGGCGGGTGAAGGTGCACGGCTCACCCGGGGTGCAGGCGGAGCTGTTGAGGGCCGACTGGCTGCACTTCCGGCCGCCGGTGCTGTACCAGGTCGCCCGGCGGGAGAGGACCAGGGTCCCGCCGGGGACCATAGGCGTGGTCGTGGCGCGGGACGGGGAGACGGCACCGGTTCACGAGGCGCTGTCGAGGCACGTCGAGTGCGACTCCTTTCAGGACGGGCGGGCCTTCCTCCGCAACGGCGGCCAGAAGGGCAGGCAGCCCGCCGTGCTGCCGGTCGGCGAATACGACATCAACCCGGAGCTGTTCGACGTCGTGACGGTGGAGACGATCGGGTCGGGCCGGTACGACCTCGTCGAGAGCGACCTGCGGGAGATCGACGTGCAGGTCGGAACCGCGGGAGTCGTGATCGTCCGCGTCGGGCAGTCGTACGACGACAGCAACGCCGCGGTCGCGCCACGGGTGCCCGGGCATCGCAGCTTCCAGTATCCCTGGGCCTTCCTCGAGAACGGGGGCTGCCAGGGGGTGCAGGAGGAGACGCTCGCCGGCGGCGGGATCTACCAGATCAATCCGTGGTTCGCCCGGGTGGTTCTCATTCCCACCCGGGTCCTCGTCCTGGAGTGGAGCAGGAAGCGGCAGGAGGAGAGCCGTTTCGACTCGGCGCTCGATCAGATCGTGGTCAATGTGGGAGGTTTCCCGATCCGGTTCGACATGCAGCAGACCATCCAGATTCCGGCCAGGGCGGCGCCGCGGCTGGTCAGCCAGTTCGGTGAGCAGGAGAAGCATCCGGTCGGGCCGGGCGACGACGACGTGACGCGGCCCGCCCCGGTGCGCAGGTTCGTCGAGCGGGTGCTGGGGACGACGGCCGAGGGATATTTCCTGAGCACCGCCAGTGAGTACAAGGTGCTCGACTTCCTGAACAGCCACAACGAGGTTCGGCTGGAGGTGGAGCAGAAGGTCCGCCAGGCACTCGACGAATGGGACATCGAGGCGGTCCGCACCACTCTCGGCGAGTTCGAGCCGCCGGCGAACCTCGACGAGATCCGCCGGGCGATCGCCAGTGAGCGGGAACACGCCCGCGTCCACCGGCACGAGCTGGAGAACGCGCGGATCAAAGCGGAGATCGTCCGCGTCGAGGCGGAGAGCGCGGCGGTGGCCGAAGGAATCCGGAGCACCGCGGAGGCGGAGCACATCCAGCGGCTGGCGGCGGCGGAGCTCGAGGCGAAGATCCAGCTGCTGGGCCAGGATGTCGTGGCGATGGAGCTTCTCCTGGCGCAGCTCTCGAAGATGAACGTACCGACCTATGTCGGCGGCGACGCGACCGCGCTGTTGCAGCACATGCCGCTGGAGGCCGCCCGCGAAATGATCAACAACGCGATCGCCCGCGTCCAGCGGAAGGAGCCGGCTGGCACCTCACCGCGTCTCGACCCGGCCGACGACGGCGCCGCCGGTCAGCTGACGACCGGTACCGGGCCGGCCTGA
- a CDS encoding toll/interleukin-1 receptor domain-containing protein: MNEPSLFISYAHADALYVERLARRLDAFGLPVWYDESLSWGARFTQEIRLRIRNALAVIVVMSPAAEKSEWVEREILEGQRHDREFFPILIEGSRLFLLATRHYFDAQDGALPGKREIAQLQAVCRNTGTAGGESPTLLLRPPHQRAATVHLSRERSLEKLGSLFEEGELEHADILTSSLLLESVQRLEAGWMRRRADGERLPLDLLARIDSLWENASAGTQGFRAQLARHSGLRVDTERDFVQLARALGWTSGHGDTNPRYGAFVGAAARGGGFFPTLRNPQTERYQSWHDQWVQTVMAVHFRLLKGGG, encoded by the coding sequence TTGAACGAGCCTTCTCTGTTTATCTCGTACGCGCACGCCGACGCCCTGTACGTCGAACGCCTGGCGCGGCGCCTGGACGCCTTCGGCCTGCCGGTCTGGTATGACGAGAGCCTGAGCTGGGGCGCGCGGTTCACCCAGGAGATCCGGCTGCGGATCAGGAACGCCCTCGCGGTCATCGTCGTGATGTCCCCCGCGGCGGAGAAGTCGGAGTGGGTCGAACGGGAGATCCTGGAGGGGCAGCGGCACGACCGGGAGTTCTTCCCGATCCTGATCGAGGGAAGCCGGCTGTTCCTGCTCGCGACGCGGCACTACTTCGACGCCCAGGACGGGGCGTTGCCGGGCAAGCGGGAGATCGCGCAGCTGCAGGCGGTCTGCCGGAACACGGGCACCGCCGGCGGGGAGTCCCCGACGCTCCTGCTACGGCCGCCACACCAACGGGCGGCGACGGTGCATCTGTCCAGGGAGAGATCGCTGGAGAAGCTCGGCTCGCTCTTCGAGGAGGGAGAGCTGGAACACGCGGACATCCTGACGTCGTCACTGCTGCTCGAGTCGGTGCAGCGGCTGGAGGCCGGCTGGATGCGGCGCCGGGCCGACGGCGAGCGCCTGCCCCTCGATCTACTGGCCAGGATCGACTCGCTGTGGGAGAACGCCTCCGCGGGAACGCAGGGGTTTCGCGCCCAGCTGGCCCGGCACAGCGGCCTGCGCGTCGACACGGAGCGGGATTTCGTCCAACTGGCCCGGGCGCTGGGATGGACGAGCGGCCATGGGGACACGAATCCGCGTTACGGAGCCTTCGTCGGAGCCGCCGCCCGCGGCGGCGGCTTCTTCCCGACTCTGCGTAATCCGCAGACGGAGCGGTATCAGAGCTGGCATGACCAGTGGGTACAGACGGTCATGGCGGTACATTTCAGGCTGCTGAAAGGCGGGGGATGA
- a CDS encoding MarR family winged helix-turn-helix transcriptional regulator: MPEATSTTGPIVLLTRLSRLVHRASTPDLLGISLKDMAALAYLRDHAGTTQQALTEGLCIDANYCVLLLNDLEAAGLAERRRDPADRRRHLVTMTETGREALERAEQAQESVEDDILAGLSRDERATLARLLGQALDGAIRRPSP; the protein is encoded by the coding sequence ATGCCGGAAGCCACCTCAACAACGGGGCCGATCGTGCTGCTCACCCGCCTGTCCCGGTTGGTCCACCGGGCCAGCACGCCCGATCTGCTCGGGATCAGCCTCAAGGACATGGCGGCCCTGGCCTACCTGCGCGATCACGCCGGCACCACCCAGCAGGCCCTGACCGAGGGCCTGTGCATCGACGCCAACTACTGCGTCCTGCTGCTCAACGACCTGGAGGCCGCCGGCCTGGCCGAGCGGCGCCGTGACCCGGCCGACCGCCGTCGCCATCTCGTGACGATGACCGAGACCGGCCGCGAGGCGCTCGAACGGGCCGAGCAGGCCCAGGAGAGCGTCGAGGACGACATCCTGGCCGGCCTCAGCCGGGACGAGCGGGCCACGCTCGCCCGCCTGCTGGGTCAGGCGCTCGACGGCGCCATACGCCGACCCAGCCCGTAG